From Actinopolymorpha cephalotaxi, one genomic window encodes:
- a CDS encoding gamma-glutamyltransferase family protein has translation MTFTTRPTLRGTFGMVASTHWLASQSAMGVLERGGNAFDAAACAGFVLHVVEPHLNGPGGEVPAVVATAGDPTPKVLNGQGPAPAGATIGHFRDLGLDLVPGSGPLAATIPGAVDAWLLLLRDHGTWPLRDVLEPAIGYARAGHPLVSGAVTTVATVERMFAEHWPTSAALWLRDGKPPAPNAMFANPAYADTLERLAAEGEAAGTGREAQLDAARRAWREGFVAEEIAAFSRQPHRDSSGEAHAGLLTGDDLASWCASWEEPATLEWNGLTVAKTQAWGQGPVLLQSLALLDALGAPADLDNAAGADRGGELGVHLTAEVLKLALADREAWYGDLPDSPLPALLAKEYAAERAALVGDRASGDLRPGAPDGRTPRLPARHADPDGNAPAGGPGRGAGDTGEPTVDLTGRTRGDTCHVDVVDRWGNMISATPSGGWLQSSPTIPSLGFCLGSRAQMFWLEEGLSSSLVPGRRPRTTLSPTLVLADERPVLACGSPGGDQQDQWQLLFLLRHLGAGQDLQQAIDAPAWHTTSFPGSFYPRTMEPRGLVVEDRLGEEVIGALERRGHVVSRSGPWSLGRLCAVARDPRTGVLSAGANPRGMQNYAVGR, from the coding sequence ATGACGTTCACCACCCGCCCGACCCTCCGGGGCACCTTCGGCATGGTCGCGTCCACGCACTGGCTGGCGTCGCAGAGCGCCATGGGTGTGCTCGAACGCGGCGGCAACGCCTTCGACGCGGCCGCCTGCGCCGGCTTCGTCCTGCACGTGGTCGAGCCGCACCTGAACGGCCCGGGTGGCGAGGTGCCGGCCGTGGTGGCCACCGCCGGCGACCCCACGCCGAAGGTGCTGAACGGGCAGGGACCCGCACCGGCGGGTGCCACCATCGGGCACTTCCGCGACCTCGGCCTGGACCTGGTACCCGGCTCCGGCCCGTTGGCGGCGACCATCCCCGGCGCGGTGGACGCCTGGCTGCTGCTGCTCCGCGACCACGGCACCTGGCCGCTGCGCGACGTGCTCGAGCCCGCGATCGGGTACGCCCGAGCCGGTCATCCGCTGGTGTCCGGCGCGGTGACGACGGTCGCCACCGTCGAGCGGATGTTCGCCGAACACTGGCCCACCTCGGCGGCTCTGTGGCTGCGCGACGGGAAGCCGCCGGCGCCGAACGCGATGTTCGCCAACCCCGCGTACGCCGACACCCTGGAACGCCTGGCCGCCGAGGGCGAGGCCGCGGGCACCGGCCGGGAGGCCCAGCTCGACGCCGCCCGCCGGGCCTGGCGGGAGGGTTTCGTCGCCGAGGAGATCGCCGCGTTCTCCCGGCAGCCGCACCGGGACTCAAGCGGTGAGGCCCACGCCGGCCTGCTCACCGGTGACGACCTCGCGTCCTGGTGCGCGTCCTGGGAGGAGCCCGCGACCCTGGAGTGGAACGGCCTGACGGTGGCCAAGACCCAGGCATGGGGCCAGGGCCCGGTCCTGCTGCAGTCGCTGGCCCTGCTGGACGCGCTGGGCGCCCCGGCCGACCTCGACAACGCAGCCGGCGCAGACCGCGGCGGCGAACTCGGCGTCCACCTGACCGCCGAGGTGCTCAAGCTCGCCCTCGCCGATCGGGAGGCGTGGTACGGCGACCTGCCCGACTCCCCGCTGCCCGCGCTGCTGGCCAAGGAGTACGCCGCCGAGCGCGCCGCCTTGGTGGGCGACCGGGCGTCCGGCGACCTGCGCCCGGGCGCACCGGACGGTCGTACGCCGAGACTGCCCGCGCGGCACGCCGACCCGGACGGGAACGCGCCGGCCGGCGGACCCGGACGCGGGGCCGGCGACACCGGCGAACCCACCGTCGACCTCACCGGCCGTACCCGCGGCGACACCTGCCACGTGGACGTCGTCGACCGCTGGGGCAACATGATCTCCGCGACGCCGAGCGGCGGCTGGCTGCAGAGTTCGCCGACCATCCCCTCGCTCGGGTTCTGCCTGGGCAGCCGGGCGCAGATGTTCTGGCTGGAGGAGGGGTTGTCCTCCTCGCTCGTGCCCGGGCGCCGTCCCCGTACGACCCTGTCGCCGACGCTGGTGCTCGCGGACGAGCGTCCGGTCCTCGCCTGCGGCTCCCCCGGCGGCGACCAGCAGGACCAGTGGCAGCTGCTGTTCCTGCTGCGGCACCTCGGCGCGGGGCAGGATCTCCAGCAGGCGATCGACGCGCCGGCGTGGCACACGACGAGCTTCCCCGGGTCGTTCTACCCCCGGACCATGGAGCCGCGCGGCCTGGTGGTCGAGGACCGGCTCGGCGAGGAGGTGATCGGCGCGCTGGAACGCCGCGGCCACGTCGTCAGCCGGTCCGGACCCTGGAGCCTGGGCCGGCTGTGCGCGGTCGCCCGCGATCCGCGGACCGGCGTCCTGTCGGCAGGCGCCAACCCGCGCGGGATGCAGAACTACGCCGTCGGCCGGTGA
- a CDS encoding ferritin-like domain-containing protein, translated as MNAPTNAPSPASPAYDETSPTRRGVLRTTLGAGVLGLTGGLLAACTTGRGNGPGASGRGGHGASAAPTPDPDLPVLTSALTEERALLTAYAATAAKNPDLRKQLSEYVARHEEHLAALIALTRRAGGSTASPSPTPGRTASPGPSSTVVPDAGADSVAGLLGLEKAATAARRTNVRVVRDPDHARILASIGACESTHVRTLGSMA; from the coding sequence GTGAACGCGCCCACCAACGCTCCGTCCCCGGCGTCCCCGGCGTACGACGAGACGTCGCCGACCCGGCGTGGAGTGCTGCGCACGACCCTGGGGGCCGGTGTCCTCGGCCTGACCGGAGGGCTGCTCGCGGCGTGCACCACCGGCCGCGGCAACGGTCCCGGGGCGTCCGGGCGCGGCGGCCACGGCGCGTCCGCGGCACCCACGCCCGACCCGGACCTTCCGGTGCTCACCTCGGCACTGACCGAGGAGCGGGCGTTGCTGACCGCCTACGCCGCGACCGCGGCCAAGAACCCCGATCTGCGCAAGCAGCTCTCGGAGTACGTCGCCCGGCACGAGGAGCACCTCGCCGCGCTGATCGCGCTGACCCGGCGTGCCGGCGGGTCGACGGCCAGCCCCTCCCCCACGCCCGGCCGGACCGCGAGTCCCGGGCCGAGCAGCACGGTCGTTCCCGACGCGGGCGCGGACTCGGTCGCTGGCCTGCTCGGGCTGGAGAAGGCCGCTACCGCCGCCCGCCGGACCAACGTCAGGGTCGTCCGCGATCCCGACCACGCCCGGATCCTGGCCTCGATCGGCGCCTGCGAGTCCACCCACGTGCGGACGTTGGGGTCGATGGCGTGA
- a CDS encoding HAD family hydrolase, whose product MTATTGTTAMTETTVSAVIFDWGGTLTPWHTVDLHDQWRHYARAYDPAHGEEVSAALRAAEDEAWRRAREEHRATAFDAIVRAAGLEPSGPAHQRGVEAYRAWWEPHTLSDPDVAPLFRALRERGIRVGVLSNTVWPRDDHELVFARDGLLDLIDGAVYTSEIAHTKPHPEAFRAAMAAVGVDRPEHCVFVGDRLFDDIHGARSVGMRAVHVPHSDIPAVQRGHTDGEPDAVVRRLADVLPLVDAWRSGSPRHR is encoded by the coding sequence ATGACAGCGACGACTGGGACGACCGCGATGACAGAGACAACGGTGAGTGCGGTGATCTTCGACTGGGGCGGCACGCTCACGCCCTGGCACACGGTCGACCTGCACGACCAGTGGCGGCACTACGCCCGGGCCTACGATCCGGCGCACGGTGAGGAGGTGTCGGCGGCGCTGCGGGCGGCCGAGGACGAGGCCTGGCGGCGGGCCAGGGAGGAGCACCGCGCGACCGCCTTCGACGCGATCGTCCGGGCGGCCGGACTGGAGCCGTCCGGGCCGGCACACCAGCGCGGGGTCGAGGCCTACCGCGCCTGGTGGGAGCCGCACACGCTGTCCGACCCGGACGTCGCACCGCTGTTCCGTGCGCTGCGCGAGCGGGGGATCCGGGTCGGGGTGTTGTCCAACACCGTCTGGCCGCGCGACGACCACGAGCTCGTCTTCGCCCGCGACGGCCTGCTCGACCTCATCGACGGCGCCGTCTACACCAGCGAGATCGCGCACACCAAGCCACATCCGGAAGCGTTCCGCGCCGCCATGGCCGCGGTGGGTGTCGACCGGCCCGAGCACTGCGTCTTCGTCGGCGACCGGCTCTTCGACGACATCCACGGCGCCCGCTCGGTGGGGATGCGGGCGGTCCACGTGCCGCACAGCGACATCCCCGCCGTCCAGCGCGGGCACACCGACGGCGAACCCGACGCGGTGGTCCGGCGACTGGCCGACGTGCTCCCGCTCGTGGACGCGTGGCGATCGGGTTCGCCCCGCCACCGATGA
- a CDS encoding helix-turn-helix transcriptional regulator yields the protein MQYVSRTPQAALAPFVRHLGYAEGNAGSGRERALPTGVPQLLVNLAEDRFRVYDGAGDARPATFVGGAALSGPRSHVQVIDTADQRETVWVAFRPGGAAAFFAGPAGRAGEQLLGLDVLWGANAGADLRERLAAAPTPGAKLDLVEQVLLRRAVRPLRADPGLAFAVGELHRGRPVAQVAEHCGLTGRAFTRRFTDNVGLTPKRFARVRRFQRALAAIPHDRPVDWAEIAHRTGYFDQAHFVKEFRAFTGLVPSAYRPRSATTRNHVPLG from the coding sequence ATGCAGTACGTCAGCCGGACGCCGCAGGCGGCGCTCGCGCCGTTCGTCCGTCACCTCGGGTACGCCGAGGGGAACGCGGGCAGCGGCCGCGAGCGCGCGTTGCCGACCGGGGTCCCGCAGCTGCTGGTCAACCTGGCCGAGGACAGGTTCCGGGTGTACGACGGAGCCGGCGATGCGCGGCCGGCGACGTTCGTCGGCGGGGCCGCGCTGTCCGGACCTCGGTCCCACGTACAGGTGATCGACACCGCCGACCAGCGGGAAACGGTGTGGGTGGCGTTCCGCCCCGGCGGCGCGGCCGCGTTCTTCGCCGGCCCGGCCGGCCGGGCCGGTGAGCAACTGCTCGGCCTCGACGTGCTCTGGGGTGCGAACGCGGGCGCCGACCTCCGCGAACGACTGGCGGCGGCGCCGACGCCGGGGGCGAAGCTGGACCTGGTGGAACAGGTCCTGCTGCGCCGTGCGGTTCGTCCGCTGCGGGCCGATCCGGGACTCGCGTTCGCGGTGGGCGAACTCCACCGGGGCCGGCCGGTCGCGCAGGTGGCCGAGCACTGCGGGCTGACCGGCCGGGCGTTCACCCGGCGGTTCACCGACAACGTGGGGTTGACACCGAAACGCTTCGCCCGGGTACGCCGTTTCCAGCGGGCGCTGGCAGCGATCCCCCACGACCGGCCGGTCGACTGGGCCGAGATCGCCCACCGCACCGGCTACTTCGACCAGGCGCACTTCGTCAAGGAGTTCCGGGCGTTCACCGGCCTGGTGCCCTCGGCCTACCGGCCACGCTCGGCGACCACCCGCAACCACGTACCCCTCGGCTGA
- a CDS encoding ferritin-like domain-containing protein: MSDREVAGLQEALAGVHAAIWGYQVLTPQLGSDDRSRGESSIELYRGLRERLRTLLRSREATPVAADPGYRLPFQVTGDRSARRLAAYLEDGCAGVFADLVSAATSSSVRIMGADLLVDCARRRLEWGADPVAFPGVADPPGAAPAPTRPASPSASRRASGAGSSR; this comes from the coding sequence ATGAGTGACCGCGAGGTCGCCGGCCTGCAGGAGGCGCTGGCCGGTGTGCACGCCGCGATCTGGGGTTATCAGGTGCTGACGCCCCAGTTGGGTTCGGACGACCGCAGTCGGGGTGAGAGCTCGATCGAGCTGTATCGCGGGTTGCGGGAACGCCTGCGGACTCTGCTGCGCTCACGTGAGGCGACCCCGGTGGCCGCCGACCCGGGCTACCGGCTGCCGTTCCAGGTGACCGGTGACCGCAGCGCCCGGCGGCTCGCGGCGTACCTCGAGGACGGATGTGCCGGGGTGTTCGCGGACCTGGTGTCCGCCGCGACGAGTTCCAGTGTGCGCATCATGGGCGCCGACCTGCTCGTCGACTGCGCCCGCCGGCGCCTGGAGTGGGGCGCGGACCCGGTGGCCTTCCCCGGCGTCGCCGATCCACCCGGTGCGGCGCCCGCACCCACGCGTCCGGCGTCACCGTCCGCCTCCCGCCGCGCCTCCGGCGCCGGGAGTTCTCGCTAG
- a CDS encoding YlxR family protein: MGCRQRTAKSDLLRVVLARDETAMRLVADVSGHAPGRGAHLHPTRECLGLAERRRAFARALRARAPIDVGPLRRHVEQQDPVDTGQADATASASNAPNTGDAQRDQGRRPGKESGSSGS, translated from the coding sequence GTGGGGTGTCGGCAACGTACGGCAAAGTCTGACCTGCTCCGGGTCGTCCTCGCACGTGACGAGACCGCCATGCGGTTGGTCGCGGACGTCTCCGGCCACGCGCCGGGTCGTGGGGCGCATCTGCATCCCACGAGAGAATGCCTCGGACTCGCCGAACGCCGACGAGCGTTCGCGCGCGCCTTGCGTGCGCGGGCACCGATCGACGTCGGCCCGCTCCGGCGTCATGTCGAGCAGCAGGATCCAGTCGACACCGGCCAGGCGGATGCCACCGCTTCGGCCAGCAACGCACCGAACACCGGCGACGCCCAGCGCGACCAGGGGCGCCGCCCAGGCAAAGAAAGTGGGTCGAGCGGCTCATGA
- the rimP gene encoding ribosome maturation factor RimP produces the protein MASGAAARDQVADLLAPVLAQSGLDLESVDLTPAGRRTVLRIVVDADGGVTLDQLADTSRTVAKLLDSGDVMGAGAYTLEVTSRGVDRPLTEPRHWRRNVGRLVKVVHADGSQLVGRVTAAGEESADLDVDGTPHQVEFARVAKARVQVEFAKMAPADDAEPGEDLDDDTYDGHGDDDKTYDDTDKEG, from the coding sequence GTGGCAAGCGGCGCTGCTGCTCGTGACCAGGTGGCCGACCTTCTCGCGCCGGTGCTCGCCCAGTCCGGACTCGACCTCGAGTCCGTCGACCTCACTCCTGCCGGCCGCCGCACCGTCCTGCGCATCGTGGTGGACGCCGACGGCGGCGTCACTCTGGACCAGCTCGCCGACACCTCGCGCACCGTCGCGAAGCTGCTCGACTCCGGCGACGTGATGGGCGCGGGCGCCTACACCCTCGAGGTGACCTCCCGGGGCGTCGACCGGCCGCTCACCGAGCCCCGCCACTGGCGTCGCAACGTCGGCCGGCTGGTCAAGGTGGTGCACGCCGACGGCAGCCAGCTCGTCGGGCGGGTCACCGCGGCCGGCGAGGAGAGCGCCGACCTGGACGTCGACGGAACGCCCCACCAGGTCGAGTTCGCCCGGGTGGCCAAGGCGCGGGTGCAGGTCGAGTTCGCCAAGATGGCGCCGGCCGACGACGCCGAGCCGGGCGAGGACCTCGACGACGACACGTACGACGGCCACGGCGACGACGACAAGACGTACGACGACACAGACAAGGAGGGATAG
- the nusA gene encoding transcription termination factor NusA, with product MDIDMAVLRALEREKDVPLEAVCEAIEQALLIAYQRTEGAQTHARVELDRKSGHVMVYATELDEDGKPAREWDDTPTGFGRIATTTAKQVILQRLRDAEEDHMFGEFVGREGDIISGVIQQGKDPRLVYVNLGRVEGMLPPQEQVPGERYSHGDRIKCFVVAVRKGFRGPQITLSRTHPNLVRKLFALEVPEIADGTVEISGIAREAGHRTKVAVHSRNPSVNAKGACIGPVGSRVRNVMNELHGEKIDIVDWSDDPAEYVKQALSPARVRSVEIVDLAARSARVVVPDYQLSLAIGREGQNARLAARLTGWRIDIRSDTAEAEPARDAAPDTAGGDDDSVEASNPAEAGAAGDQQ from the coding sequence ATGGACATCGACATGGCGGTCCTGCGCGCTCTGGAGCGTGAGAAGGACGTCCCTCTGGAGGCCGTCTGCGAGGCGATCGAGCAGGCCCTGCTGATCGCCTACCAGCGGACCGAGGGAGCCCAGACGCACGCCCGGGTCGAGCTGGACCGCAAGAGCGGGCACGTGATGGTCTACGCCACCGAGCTCGACGAGGACGGCAAGCCGGCGCGGGAGTGGGACGACACCCCGACCGGGTTCGGCCGGATCGCCACGACCACGGCGAAACAGGTCATCCTGCAGCGGCTGCGTGACGCCGAGGAAGACCACATGTTCGGCGAGTTCGTCGGCAGAGAAGGCGACATCATCTCCGGCGTGATCCAGCAGGGCAAGGACCCACGGCTGGTCTACGTCAACCTCGGCCGGGTGGAGGGTATGCTCCCGCCGCAGGAGCAGGTGCCGGGCGAGCGGTACAGCCACGGCGACCGGATCAAGTGCTTCGTGGTGGCCGTCCGCAAGGGCTTCCGCGGCCCGCAGATCACCCTGTCGCGCACCCACCCCAACCTCGTCCGGAAGCTGTTCGCGCTGGAGGTCCCCGAGATCGCCGACGGCACCGTCGAGATCAGCGGGATCGCCCGCGAGGCCGGGCACCGCACGAAGGTCGCGGTGCACTCGCGCAACCCGTCGGTCAACGCCAAGGGCGCGTGCATCGGCCCGGTGGGTTCGCGCGTACGCAACGTCATGAACGAGCTGCACGGCGAGAAGATCGACATCGTCGACTGGTCGGACGATCCGGCGGAGTACGTCAAGCAGGCCCTGTCGCCGGCCCGGGTGCGCAGTGTCGAGATCGTCGACCTCGCGGCCCGGTCGGCTCGGGTGGTCGTACCCGACTACCAGCTCAGCCTCGCCATCGGCCGGGAGGGCCAGAACGCCCGGCTCGCCGCCAGGCTGACCGGCTGGCGGATCGACATCCGGTCCGACACCGCCGAGGCCGAGCCGGCACGGGACGCCGCACCGGACACCGCCGGCGGGGACGACGACTCGGTCGAGGCGTCCAACCCGGCCGAGGCAGGCGCGGCCGGCGACCAGCAGTAG
- a CDS encoding proline--tRNA ligase: MILRMSTLFLRTLREDPADAEVPSHRLLVRAGYIRRVAPGIYSWLPLGWRTYLNVERIVREEMDAAGFQEVHFPALLPREPYERTGRWTDYGDDIFRLKDRKGNDYLLGPTHEEMFTLLVKDLFSSYKDLPLSIYQIQWKYRDEPRPRAGILRGREFAMKDSYSFDVDDAGLERSYHRHREAYVRTFDRLGLDHVIVKAMAGAMGGSLSEEFLTPTEVGEDTYVRCTSCDYASNTEAVEVPATDPVPHAGLPAAHVEDTPDTPTIESLVALLNDREKLRRDDRPWQASDTLKNVVVKVVHPGGDAELLAVGVPGDREVDVKRLEAQVYPATVQAATEEDFDARPELVRGYIGPDALGADKPAKVRYLVDPRVASGTRWVTGANEPGRHVVDLVAGRDFTADGTIHAAEVRDGDPCPRCGSELASAKGMEMGHVFALGRKFAQALGLTVLDENGRQVVVTMGSYGIGVSRAVAAIAEKNHDAKGLIWPREISPADVHVIATGKNDAPFETAEQLAAELDARGIRVLLDDRRGASPGEKFNDADLVGIPTIVTCGRRIVDGKVEIKDRRTSERIDLPIAEVVDHLVEVCAS, translated from the coding sequence GTGATCCTGCGCATGTCGACGTTGTTCCTGCGTACGCTGCGCGAGGATCCGGCCGACGCGGAGGTCCCGAGCCACCGGCTTCTCGTCCGCGCGGGCTACATCCGCCGGGTCGCCCCGGGCATCTACTCCTGGCTGCCGCTGGGCTGGCGCACCTACCTCAACGTCGAGCGGATCGTCCGGGAGGAGATGGACGCCGCGGGGTTCCAGGAGGTCCACTTCCCGGCCCTGCTGCCCCGTGAGCCGTACGAACGCACCGGCCGGTGGACCGACTACGGCGACGACATCTTCCGGCTCAAGGACCGCAAGGGCAACGACTACCTCCTCGGCCCCACCCACGAGGAGATGTTCACCCTGCTGGTGAAGGACCTCTTCTCCTCCTACAAGGACCTCCCGCTGTCGATCTACCAGATCCAGTGGAAGTACCGCGACGAGCCGCGTCCGCGGGCGGGCATCCTGCGGGGCCGGGAGTTCGCGATGAAGGACTCCTACTCCTTCGACGTCGACGACGCCGGGCTGGAACGCTCCTACCACCGGCACCGTGAGGCCTACGTCCGTACGTTCGACCGGCTCGGGCTGGACCACGTGATCGTGAAGGCGATGGCCGGGGCGATGGGTGGCTCTCTCAGCGAGGAGTTCCTGACTCCCACCGAGGTGGGCGAGGACACCTACGTACGCTGCACCTCCTGCGACTACGCGAGCAACACCGAGGCGGTGGAGGTGCCCGCCACCGACCCGGTGCCCCACGCCGGCCTGCCCGCCGCGCACGTGGAGGACACCCCGGACACCCCGACCATCGAGTCGCTGGTCGCCCTGCTGAACGACCGGGAGAAACTCCGCCGCGACGACCGTCCCTGGCAGGCGTCCGACACGTTGAAGAACGTCGTCGTGAAGGTCGTCCACCCCGGCGGCGACGCCGAGCTTCTCGCCGTTGGCGTGCCCGGCGACCGGGAGGTGGACGTGAAGCGGCTGGAGGCGCAGGTCTACCCGGCCACCGTGCAGGCGGCGACCGAGGAGGACTTCGACGCCCGGCCGGAGCTGGTGCGCGGTTACATCGGACCCGACGCGCTGGGCGCGGACAAGCCGGCAAAGGTTCGCTACCTCGTGGACCCGCGGGTCGCCTCGGGCACCCGCTGGGTGACCGGCGCCAACGAACCCGGCCGGCACGTGGTCGATCTGGTCGCCGGCCGCGACTTCACCGCGGACGGCACCATCCACGCCGCCGAGGTGCGCGACGGCGACCCCTGCCCGCGCTGTGGCAGCGAGCTGGCGTCGGCCAAGGGCATGGAGATGGGGCACGTCTTCGCGCTGGGCCGCAAGTTCGCGCAGGCGCTCGGGCTCACGGTGCTGGACGAGAACGGCAGGCAGGTCGTGGTGACGATGGGTTCCTACGGCATCGGGGTGAGCCGAGCTGTCGCCGCGATCGCGGAGAAGAACCACGACGCCAAGGGGCTGATCTGGCCCCGCGAGATCAGCCCGGCCGACGTGCACGTCATCGCCACGGGCAAGAACGACGCGCCGTTCGAGACCGCCGAGCAGCTCGCGGCCGAGCTGGACGCCCGGGGCATCCGGGTGCTGCTGGACGACCGGCGTGGGGCGAGCCCGGGGGAGAAGTTCAACGACGCCGACCTGGTGGGCATCCCCACGATCGTGACCTGCGGCCGGCGGATCGTGGACGGCAAGGTGGAGATCAAGGACCGGCGTACCAGCGAGCGCATCGACCTGCCGATCGCCGAGGTCGTCGACCACCTCGTGGAGGTCTGCGCCTCCTGA